From Phaeocystidibacter marisrubri, the proteins below share one genomic window:
- the cysD gene encoding sulfate adenylyltransferase subunit CysD, with product MSNYHLSHLKELEAEAIYVIREVYAQFDNPAILFSGGKDSIVVTHLARKAFFPAKIPFPLVHIDTGHNFPETIEFRDQLIKDLGANLVVGSVQKSIDDGRVLEESGANASRNALQTTTLLDTIEEMGYDACLGGARRDEEKARAKERFFSHRDDFGQWDPKNQRPELWNLFNGKKRMGEHFRVFPISNWTEMDVWQYILMENIEIPSLYFARKREVIWRHNSWLPVSDYITLRENDEPQVKMIRFRTLGDITITGGVESDADDLEKIIQEVASTRVTERGNREDDKRSETSMEDRKRQGYF from the coding sequence ATGAGCAATTACCATCTTTCACACCTTAAAGAGCTTGAAGCGGAAGCGATTTATGTTATCCGCGAGGTGTATGCGCAATTTGATAACCCGGCGATCTTATTCTCAGGAGGTAAGGATTCCATCGTTGTAACCCATTTGGCTAGAAAGGCATTCTTCCCTGCGAAGATCCCATTCCCATTGGTACACATTGACACGGGACACAATTTCCCAGAAACCATAGAGTTCAGAGATCAATTAATCAAAGATTTGGGGGCCAACCTCGTGGTAGGTAGTGTTCAAAAATCCATTGATGACGGTCGCGTTCTTGAGGAATCAGGAGCGAATGCGAGCCGAAATGCGCTTCAAACCACAACCTTGCTCGACACCATTGAAGAAATGGGTTACGACGCGTGCTTGGGTGGTGCTCGTAGAGATGAAGAGAAGGCACGTGCCAAAGAGCGCTTCTTCTCTCATAGAGATGACTTCGGTCAATGGGATCCTAAAAATCAACGTCCAGAGCTTTGGAACCTCTTTAACGGTAAGAAGAGAATGGGTGAGCACTTCCGTGTCTTCCCGATTTCAAACTGGACAGAGATGGATGTATGGCAGTACATTTTGATGGAGAACATTGAGATTCCAAGTCTGTACTTCGCTAGAAAACGTGAAGTGATTTGGAGACACAATAGCTGGTTGCCTGTTTCTGACTACATCACTCTTCGTGAGAACGATGAGCCTCAAGTGAAAATGATCCGTTTCCGCACGCTCGGCGATATCACCATTACAGGTGGTGTTGAATCTGATGCAGATGATTTGGAGAAAATTATTCAGGAGGTGGCTTCAACTCGTGTAACAGAGCGCGGTAATCGTGAGGATGATAAGCGCAGTGAGACGAGTATGGAAGACCGCAAACGTCAGGGTTACTTCTAA